A stretch of Corallococcus soli DNA encodes these proteins:
- a CDS encoding cell surface protein: MMRSLLSKSCTLGFAVLLSVACGGDEAMESTLEQTLVGDPFADHIVSFAPGAAAGFGQGQLPNIVLGAPQGSGAGSGSLDVLSLGQNGVIVLEFTDIAVTDGPGVDLLVFENPFLRPSGRPFAETGVVAVSDDGVTWFEFPCASGNAAGNFPGCAGVTPVYSSPGNGISPTDPAVAGGDGFDLAAVGLTRARFVRIRDSGANGYAGTSGGFDLDAVAVVNGVQLP, encoded by the coding sequence ATGATGCGCTCCCTGCTTTCGAAGTCGTGCACCCTGGGCTTCGCCGTGCTCCTGTCCGTGGCGTGCGGTGGAGATGAGGCGATGGAGTCCACCCTGGAGCAGACGCTGGTGGGGGATCCATTCGCGGACCACATCGTCTCCTTCGCACCTGGCGCCGCCGCCGGGTTCGGACAGGGCCAGCTGCCGAACATCGTGCTGGGCGCTCCACAGGGCTCGGGCGCGGGTTCGGGTTCGCTGGACGTGCTGTCGCTGGGACAGAACGGCGTCATCGTCCTGGAGTTCACCGACATCGCGGTGACGGACGGGCCGGGCGTGGACCTGCTCGTCTTCGAAAACCCGTTCCTGCGGCCCAGTGGCCGGCCGTTCGCGGAGACGGGCGTGGTGGCCGTCAGCGACGACGGCGTCACCTGGTTCGAGTTCCCGTGCGCGTCCGGAAACGCCGCGGGCAACTTCCCCGGCTGCGCGGGCGTCACGCCCGTGTACTCCAGCCCCGGCAACGGCATCTCCCCCACCGACCCGGCCGTGGCGGGCGGGGACGGCTTCGACCTGGCCGCCGTGGGCCTCACCCGCGCGCGCTTCGTGCGCATCCGGGACTCCGGCGCCAACGGGTACGCGGGCACCAGCGGCGGCTTCGACCTGGATGCCGTCGCGGTGGTGAACGGCGTGCAACTGCCGTAG
- a CDS encoding TonB-dependent receptor plug domain-containing protein gives MLRSLLARASLGLVLSFQGLAHAGQEPPAPEPVRPVADPAPTSSDAEPDLPEFVLPTVDVIGKAIPEAPPDSVQRRDPTGAITVIDARERAGQARDTAELLGGSASLVVQDSGGYGQSKSLVVRGASANGVLVFLDGIPLNGAGGIADLSLVPVALVERLEILRGAAGARYGAGGLGGAVNIVTRAPSSRLVSSGEVTYGSFDTVTGHVAASGALLDGRALVLVHGGRSQGDFRFRVDELPALDDNPLMEEVRTRNDARGGGALVKYQRGLDGGGRVDLLAQLSLEDRALAGTVQNPQLSRRQDQTRLSLGGRWGRPFGDTGEASARGFFRRDWVDVLGGTTGVDAGAQRYTVGGLEVEGRAVVGGRHALAVTLATSSEAVTQATGAQSASWWRASVMVMDELSLLSERVKLVPSLRVERVGDYSLLSPKLGASVDLGRGFGVRANAGQSHRAPSFLELYIRQGLLLPNPDLKPERALSVDAAGLWRDAAWSVTAGGFAAVYENLIAYEMYPPMLAKPYNFAAARVWGAEVEVEARPRAWLTATTSYAWTRTQNRYGDPRYFGKELPYRPRHKWVGRVRAGPDWLNARTEVLVQSAQLINRVGEARLSLPSRTWVSVGASSTFLRRPDLTVSFDLKNLLDARTADFTGMPLPGRAAYVTFSVALEPLRSASSEDSHVASPP, from the coding sequence ATGTTGCGCTCGCTTCTCGCCCGGGCCTCGTTGGGTCTGGTGCTCAGCTTCCAGGGACTCGCTCACGCCGGGCAGGAACCTCCTGCGCCCGAACCCGTGCGCCCTGTCGCTGACCCCGCTCCGACTTCCTCCGACGCCGAGCCGGACCTGCCTGAGTTCGTCCTCCCCACCGTGGACGTCATCGGCAAGGCGATCCCCGAAGCGCCCCCGGACTCCGTGCAGCGGCGGGATCCCACCGGCGCCATCACCGTCATCGATGCGCGCGAGCGCGCGGGGCAAGCGCGTGACACCGCGGAGCTGCTGGGCGGATCCGCGAGCCTCGTCGTGCAGGACTCCGGCGGGTATGGGCAGAGCAAGAGCCTCGTGGTGCGCGGCGCGTCCGCCAACGGGGTGCTCGTGTTCCTGGATGGGATTCCACTCAACGGCGCGGGCGGCATCGCGGACCTGTCGCTCGTCCCCGTCGCGCTGGTGGAGCGGCTGGAGATCCTTCGCGGCGCTGCGGGGGCCCGCTACGGCGCGGGCGGCCTGGGCGGCGCGGTCAACATCGTCACCCGCGCTCCGTCCTCGCGCCTGGTGTCCAGCGGCGAGGTCACCTACGGCAGCTTCGACACCGTGACGGGCCACGTCGCCGCGTCGGGCGCGCTGCTCGACGGACGGGCGCTGGTGCTGGTGCACGGCGGGCGCTCGCAGGGGGACTTCCGCTTCCGCGTCGATGAGCTGCCCGCGCTGGATGACAACCCGCTCATGGAGGAGGTGCGCACCCGCAACGACGCGCGCGGCGGTGGCGCGCTCGTGAAGTACCAGCGTGGCCTGGACGGCGGCGGGCGCGTGGACCTGCTCGCGCAGCTGTCCCTGGAGGACCGGGCGCTCGCGGGCACGGTGCAGAACCCGCAACTCTCCCGCCGTCAGGACCAGACCCGGTTGTCGCTGGGCGGTCGCTGGGGCCGGCCCTTCGGGGACACGGGCGAGGCCAGCGCTCGCGGCTTCTTCCGGCGCGACTGGGTGGACGTCCTCGGCGGGACGACGGGCGTGGATGCGGGCGCGCAGCGCTACACCGTGGGCGGCCTGGAGGTGGAGGGGCGCGCGGTGGTGGGCGGTCGCCACGCGCTCGCCGTCACGCTGGCCACCTCCTCCGAGGCCGTCACGCAGGCGACGGGCGCGCAGTCCGCGTCGTGGTGGCGCGCGAGCGTCATGGTCATGGACGAGCTGTCCCTGCTCTCCGAGCGCGTGAAGCTGGTGCCGTCGCTGCGCGTGGAGCGCGTGGGGGACTACTCGCTGCTGTCGCCCAAGCTGGGCGCGAGCGTGGACCTGGGCCGTGGCTTCGGCGTGCGCGCCAACGCGGGCCAGTCCCACCGCGCGCCTTCGTTCCTGGAGCTGTACATCCGGCAGGGGCTGCTGCTGCCCAACCCGGACCTCAAGCCCGAGCGCGCCCTGTCCGTGGATGCCGCGGGCCTGTGGCGCGACGCCGCGTGGAGCGTCACCGCGGGCGGCTTCGCGGCGGTGTACGAGAACCTCATCGCCTACGAGATGTATCCTCCGATGCTCGCGAAGCCCTACAACTTCGCCGCCGCGCGCGTGTGGGGCGCGGAGGTGGAGGTGGAGGCCCGCCCGCGCGCGTGGCTCACCGCCACCACCAGCTACGCGTGGACCCGCACGCAGAACCGCTACGGCGACCCCCGCTACTTCGGCAAGGAGCTGCCCTACCGACCGCGCCACAAGTGGGTGGGGCGCGTGCGCGCGGGGCCGGACTGGCTCAACGCCCGCACCGAGGTCCTGGTCCAATCCGCGCAGCTCATCAACCGCGTGGGCGAAGCGCGCCTGTCCCTGCCGTCGCGCACCTGGGTGAGCGTGGGCGCGTCCAGCACCTTCCTGCGCCGACCGGACCTCACCGTGTCGTTCGACCTCAAGAACCTGCTGGACGCGCGAACCGCCGACTTCACCGGCATGCCGCTGCCCGGCCGCGCCGCCTACGTGACCTTCTCCGTGGCGCTCGAACCCCTGCGCTCCGCTTCCTCCGAGGACTCCCATGTCGCGTCCCCTCCCTGA
- a CDS encoding MXAN_6577-like cysteine-rich protein, giving the protein MSRPLPDARSRWLTLLVSALVTSVLTGCPEEKVLCTSGLDVCGSECADLQGDPFNCGGCGVRCGEGETCQAGACECRTGAPACGEACLDLSSDARNCGACGNACPADQVCSAGTCAEACPPGSERCNGGCAVLASDPLNCGACGTVCPDVQSCHAGRCMYDVVAACYTNGQLVGIQAGTDRMGPRRQFGSGVQSLAAWDGVVLAADAARSVLSQALAGALGAVVEEDSLGAVAASPNDILVDPPYVYVLDSVNNTLQVLKREGPAQGGGLGLRTVGQVNLGANTSPQVIAKRGDTFYIPLFGTAGSDFRQGNAVARVNVSDPERPRLVDSIPLTGLDLKSFDGGTTMALPYAAVATDAGVYVALTNLNPANDYLPNGPGMLARIDPADGGVRAIDLGAQDCLNAGDVQAVGEHLVVSCLGEARFDTAGGYQAKDVRATGLVLVKDDRPVASYALSPGCAGGPEQGCDLAVGGRLAVVGNAVYVTDVNAGRVFVVEVRDGKFVERRGNSTPEAKGAALDACPVDPRRVVSNAIDIVAVP; this is encoded by the coding sequence ATGTCGCGTCCCCTCCCTGATGCGCGGTCGCGGTGGCTCACGCTGCTGGTGTCCGCCCTGGTCACTTCGGTCCTCACCGGCTGTCCGGAGGAGAAGGTCCTGTGCACGTCCGGACTCGACGTCTGCGGCTCCGAGTGCGCGGACCTGCAAGGCGACCCCTTCAACTGCGGCGGCTGTGGCGTCCGGTGCGGGGAAGGGGAGACGTGTCAGGCGGGCGCGTGTGAATGCCGCACCGGCGCACCGGCCTGCGGCGAGGCGTGCCTCGACCTGTCGTCCGATGCGCGCAACTGCGGCGCCTGCGGCAACGCGTGCCCCGCGGATCAGGTGTGCAGCGCGGGCACCTGCGCGGAGGCCTGTCCCCCGGGTTCCGAGCGGTGCAATGGCGGCTGCGCCGTGCTCGCGAGCGACCCGCTGAACTGCGGCGCCTGCGGCACGGTGTGTCCGGACGTGCAGTCCTGCCACGCGGGCCGGTGCATGTATGACGTGGTGGCGGCCTGCTACACCAACGGGCAGCTCGTCGGCATCCAGGCGGGCACGGACCGGATGGGGCCCCGGCGGCAGTTCGGCTCGGGCGTGCAGTCGCTGGCGGCGTGGGACGGCGTGGTGCTGGCGGCGGACGCGGCGCGCTCGGTGCTGTCGCAGGCGCTGGCGGGCGCGCTGGGGGCCGTGGTGGAGGAGGACTCGCTGGGCGCGGTGGCGGCGTCGCCCAATGACATCCTCGTGGACCCTCCGTATGTGTATGTCCTCGACTCCGTGAACAACACGCTCCAGGTGCTCAAGCGGGAAGGGCCCGCGCAGGGCGGTGGACTGGGATTGCGCACGGTGGGGCAGGTGAACCTGGGCGCGAACACCAGCCCGCAGGTCATCGCGAAGCGCGGTGACACGTTCTACATCCCGCTGTTCGGCACCGCCGGCTCCGACTTCCGGCAGGGCAACGCCGTGGCGCGCGTCAACGTGAGCGACCCGGAGCGTCCCCGGCTCGTGGATTCCATTCCGCTCACCGGCCTGGACCTCAAGTCCTTCGACGGCGGCACGACGATGGCGCTGCCGTACGCGGCGGTGGCCACGGACGCGGGCGTCTATGTCGCGCTCACCAACCTGAACCCCGCGAACGACTACCTGCCCAATGGCCCTGGGATGCTCGCGCGCATCGACCCGGCGGATGGGGGTGTGCGCGCCATCGACCTGGGGGCCCAGGACTGTCTCAACGCGGGCGACGTGCAGGCGGTGGGCGAGCACCTGGTGGTGAGCTGCCTGGGCGAGGCGCGGTTCGACACCGCGGGCGGCTATCAAGCGAAGGACGTGCGCGCCACGGGGCTGGTGCTGGTGAAGGACGACCGGCCGGTGGCGTCCTACGCGCTGTCTCCGGGCTGCGCTGGCGGGCCGGAGCAGGGCTGCGACCTCGCGGTGGGCGGACGGCTCGCGGTGGTGGGCAACGCCGTGTACGTGACGGACGTGAACGCGGGCCGCGTGTTCGTGGTGGAGGTGCGCGACGGGAAGTTCGTGGAGCGGCGCGGCAACTCCACGCCAGAGGCGAAGGGCGCGGCGCTGGATGCGTGTCCGGTGGACCCACGGCGCGTGGTGTCCAATGCCATCGACATCGTCGCGGTGCCGTGA
- a CDS encoding ComEA family DNA-binding protein, with protein sequence MGPGLSEAASSRTQYVGVVNLNEATAAELDLLPGVGEKAAQRILEHRKKRPFGRVEELVRVKGFGKKKFLKLRAHLALSGPTTLKVEKVPVPPSPGREGPATNP encoded by the coding sequence ATGGGGCCGGGGCTGTCCGAAGCCGCCAGTTCCCGCACGCAATACGTGGGGGTGGTGAACCTGAACGAGGCCACGGCAGCGGAGCTGGACCTGCTGCCGGGCGTGGGAGAGAAGGCGGCGCAGCGCATCCTCGAGCACCGCAAGAAGCGGCCCTTCGGGCGCGTCGAGGAGCTGGTGCGGGTCAAGGGCTTCGGCAAGAAGAAGTTCCTCAAGCTGCGTGCGCACCTGGCGCTCAGCGGCCCCACGACGCTCAAGGTGGAGAAGGTCCCCGTCCCCCCGTCGCCGGGAAGGGAGGGACCCGCCACGAACCCATGA